The following nucleotide sequence is from Micromonospora sp. WMMD1120.
GCGCTCCAGGTCGAAGCGGCCCGTGTGCAGAATCTCCGCCGGGGCCACCCGGCCGTGCACGGCACGGACCTGTCGGGCGGCCGGGTTCAGGCGGGTCAGCAGCGCCTCCACCATCGCCAGATTCTCCGGGGCGACCAGGTCGGTCTTGTTGACCACCAGTACGTCGGCGAACTCGATCTGGTCGACCAGCAGGTCGGAGACGCTCCGGTCGTCCCCTTCGTACGCGGCCAGCCCGCCCGCCTCGAGGGTTTCCCCCGCCTCGACGCGGGCCAGCAGGCCCGCGGCGTCGACCACCGTCACGGTGGTGTCCAGCCGCGCCAGGTCATCAAGGACCCGCCCGTCCTCCACGCCGAAGGCGAACGTCGCGGCCACCGGCATCGGCTCGGAGATGCCGCTGGACTCGATCAGCAGGTAGTCGAAGCGACCGAGCCGGGCCAACCGGGCCACCTCGTCGAGGAGATCGTCGCGTAACGTGCAGCAGATGCAGCCGTTGGTCAGCTCGACCAGCCGCTCCTCCGTCCGCGACAGTGCTCCGCCGTCCCGCACCAACACGGCGTCAATGTTGATCTCGCTCATGTCGTTGACGATCACCGCCACCCGCAACCCAGCACGGTTGGCCAGCACATGATTGAGCAGGCTGGTCTTACCCGCGCCGAGAAATCCGGACAGCACCGTCACCGGCAGCCGGCCCGTCACGGCTGATCCACCACCTGACGCCCCTTGTACAGCCCGCAGTGCGCACAGGCACGGTGGGGCACCACCATCTCCTTGCGCGGACACGGGCAGGGCGTCAACTGCGGCACAGTCGCCTTCCACTGCGCGCGACGGTGGCGCGTGTTGGACCGGGACATCTTGCGCTTGGGCACGGCCATGACGGATCTCCTCACCGATGGGTCACCCAGATGCTAATGGTTCCCGTTTTCGATTAGGAGCTCGGGTGCCGGAGAGCTCACGCTCAGCCCACGCACTCGGCACACGTGCCGAAGATTTCCAAGGTGTGACCGACATCGACGAACCCGTGCTGGGCGGCAACCTGGTCCGCCCACCGCTCCACGGCCGGCCCGGCCACCTCGACCGTGCGCCCGCAGTTCCGGCAGACCAGGTGGTGGTGGTGCTTGCTCTGGCTGCACCGGCGAAAGAGCTGTTCGCCGCCCGGCAGCCGAGTCGAGTCGATCTCACCGGCATCCACCAGCAACTGCAACGTTCGATAGACGGTGGTCAGGCCGACCCCCGCCTTGCGCGCCAGCAGCATCTGGTGCAGTTGCTGTGCCGAGTGGAAGCCCTCCACCTCGCGCAGGAGCGCCAGCACCTCTGCCCGCTGCCGCGTGTTGCGGGTCACATTCGGCATCGCCTGGTTCACCGTGGCCGCCCATCCTCCCGTGACGTTGGGCGCCGCCGACGCCTGCCGCTTCCGACACGTCGCCTCGCTGCCCGTCGGACCATTATGCGTCGTTGCGCATGAACGCCGTCGCGCCATCTCCGGGGTCCACCTCTGTGCCGTCTCCGGCGATCACACCAACCCCGTCTCGGGTCGGCACCACCACCGGCCGCACGGTAATGGAAACGGGAACATGTATCGACAGGTGGCAGCGTGGCGGGGCCGACAGACATGGTCGCTGCCGGTGACCTGCTGCGGAGCGTGCCGGTGTCGGCGCGGCCGGCGACCCGGCGCGGTCGCCGGCATCCGCGCCGTTGGCTCGGCACGACATTCGCCCGCTGGTGAACGGCCACGCACCGAACGGCGAACCGGCGCCCGACTACCGCAACGCGGCGATGGCCGAATGTGGTCAGCAGACCATCCTTCGAGGCCACGGCGGTTGGTCTCAGCCTCACCGCGAACTGGCGCGCCGACGATGTCACGGCGAGATCACAACATGGATGCATCTATCGACATCGACTACCAACACCACGAAGGATTCGCTCACGCGTGCCCTGTCGTCTCAGGGCCCTGTTCTCTGGAGGAAAGAG
It contains:
- a CDS encoding GTP-binding protein, which translates into the protein MTGRLPVTVLSGFLGAGKTSLLNHVLANRAGLRVAVIVNDMSEINIDAVLVRDGGALSRTEERLVELTNGCICCTLRDDLLDEVARLARLGRFDYLLIESSGISEPMPVAATFAFGVEDGRVLDDLARLDTTVTVVDAAGLLARVEAGETLEAGGLAAYEGDDRSVSDLLVDQIEFADVLVVNKTDLVAPENLAMVEALLTRLNPAARQVRAVHGRVAPAEILHTGRFDLERAETAPGWVAELNGGHVPETEEYGISSIVFRDHRPFHPQRLWDLLAEGLDVFGVVRSKGFLWLASRPDVQALWSQAGPSGRCDPVGAPVVVSGEWPEDPDERIELESRWHPVFGDRQQELVLIGIDLDGQGLRAALTACLLTDAEIAAGADAWRVLPDPFPEWDLSEPHEHDLVDPVRV
- the rpmF gene encoding 50S ribosomal protein L32; protein product: MAVPKRKMSRSNTRHRRAQWKATVPQLTPCPCPRKEMVVPHRACAHCGLYKGRQVVDQP
- a CDS encoding transcriptional repressor, whose protein sequence is MPNVTRNTRQRAEVLALLREVEGFHSAQQLHQMLLARKAGVGLTTVYRTLQLLVDAGEIDSTRLPGGEQLFRRCSQSKHHHHLVCRNCGRTVEVAGPAVERWADQVAAQHGFVDVGHTLEIFGTCAECVG